A genomic segment from Geitlerinema sp. PCC 7407 encodes:
- a CDS encoding zinc-ribbon domain-containing protein, translated as MPRLSNSQVHYAVVVEPEMFCDHCGHGLDAESRYCSHCGHAVTPETRPEKSSRLDPATLLAAIALGLLLLMALTGPEAFSPEPAPISAPLVP; from the coding sequence ATGCCCCGCTTATCCAATTCGCAGGTCCACTATGCCGTGGTGGTGGAGCCCGAGATGTTTTGTGATCACTGCGGCCACGGGCTCGACGCCGAAAGCCGCTACTGCTCCCACTGCGGCCACGCCGTGACCCCGGAAACCCGCCCGGAGAAGAGCTCCCGCCTAGATCCCGCGACGCTCTTGGCAGCGATCGCCCTTGGCCTGCTGCTCTTGATGGCGCTGACCGGCCCCGAGGCGTTTTCTCCCGAACCTGCTCCGATTTCTGCTCCCTTGGTGCCCTAG
- a CDS encoding ADP-ribosylglycohydrolase family protein, giving the protein MLGAIAGDVIGSVYERQNCKRKDFPLFRQGSRFTDDTVLTVATAEALLQGADYADTYKRYFRRYPLAGFGKSFTLWAGLNRSEPYQSWGNGSAMRVSPVALAGEDLETVLALAEQSAAVTHNHPEGIKGAQATAAAIFLARRSESKTAIQDYLETTFGYDLSQSLDDLRPHYRFDVSCQGSVPQAIRAFLESTDFEDAIRNAISLGGDSDTIACIAGGIAEAFYGGVPEAIAQEVLARLDAPLRSVTEAFGARYGGQAR; this is encoded by the coding sequence ATGTTAGGCGCGATCGCCGGTGACGTGATTGGCTCGGTGTACGAGCGGCAAAACTGCAAGCGCAAAGACTTTCCGCTGTTTCGGCAGGGCAGCCGGTTCACCGATGACACGGTGCTCACCGTGGCCACGGCCGAAGCCTTGCTCCAGGGCGCTGACTACGCCGACACCTACAAGCGCTACTTTCGGCGCTATCCCCTGGCGGGCTTCGGCAAAAGCTTTACGCTGTGGGCTGGCCTCAACCGCTCCGAGCCTTACCAGAGCTGGGGCAACGGCTCCGCTATGCGCGTCAGCCCCGTCGCCTTGGCGGGGGAGGACCTGGAGACCGTGCTGGCTCTGGCAGAGCAAAGCGCCGCCGTCACCCACAACCACCCTGAGGGGATCAAGGGGGCGCAGGCCACGGCCGCCGCGATCTTTTTGGCGCGGCGGAGTGAATCCAAAACCGCGATTCAGGACTACCTCGAGACCACCTTTGGCTATGACCTGAGCCAGTCCCTCGACGACCTGCGTCCCCACTACCGCTTTGATGTGTCCTGCCAGGGCTCGGTGCCCCAGGCGATTCGGGCGTTTCTAGAATCGACGGACTTCGAGGACGCGATCCGCAACGCCATTTCTCTGGGCGGCGACAGCGACACGATCGCCTGCATCGCCGGAGGCATTGCCGAGGCGTTCTATGGCGGGGTGCCAGAGGCGATCGCCCAGGAAGTGCTGGCGCGGCTGGATGCGCCCCTGCGCAGCGTGACCGAGGCTTTTGGAGCGCGCTACGGAGGCCAAGCCCGATGA
- a CDS encoding peptidoglycan recognition family protein — MEFHAWLKRFSLILLGLVALVAALFLGSLRDGGLSSQASVPDPHELMHSVPASDTPIQWEEVETSPQFAQSAPPVEAIAPSTYQPPIVAAPAHPTNYGDRFTHDAQGNPLTHAMIVVLHETVYSAESAIRFFQTPHYKDEEQASYHTLIRQDGTVIYLVPPEKRAFGAGNSVFMGPNGPETLKTKAELPPSVNNFAYHVALETPRDGWNNNRRHSGYSAQQYQSLAWLLAQTNVPENRITTHQAVDQSGSRLDPRSFDQVQFLAMLRGYERPAQANLAPAGDRVTQAS, encoded by the coding sequence ATGGAATTTCACGCTTGGCTGAAACGGTTTTCTTTGATTTTGCTGGGCCTTGTGGCGCTGGTGGCGGCCCTCTTTTTGGGCAGCTTGCGCGACGGCGGCCTGTCCTCCCAGGCCTCCGTGCCTGACCCCCACGAGCTGATGCACAGCGTCCCGGCCAGCGACACCCCGATCCAGTGGGAAGAAGTCGAGACGAGCCCGCAGTTTGCCCAGAGCGCGCCGCCCGTGGAGGCGATCGCCCCGAGCACCTATCAGCCGCCCATCGTCGCGGCCCCGGCCCACCCCACCAACTACGGCGATCGCTTTACCCACGACGCCCAGGGCAATCCCCTCACCCATGCAATGATCGTCGTGCTCCACGAAACGGTGTACTCCGCCGAGAGCGCCATTCGCTTCTTCCAGACGCCCCACTACAAGGACGAAGAGCAGGCCAGCTACCACACCCTGATTCGCCAAGACGGCACCGTCATTTACCTGGTCCCGCCCGAAAAGCGAGCCTTTGGGGCCGGAAATTCGGTCTTTATGGGGCCAAACGGGCCAGAAACGCTGAAAACCAAGGCCGAGCTGCCCCCTTCGGTGAATAACTTCGCCTACCACGTCGCCCTGGAGACGCCCCGAGACGGCTGGAACAACAACCGTCGCCACAGCGGCTACAGCGCCCAGCAGTACCAGTCCCTTGCGTGGCTGCTAGCCCAGACCAACGTCCCCGAAAACCGCATTACTACCCATCAGGCCGTGGACCAATCCGGCAGTCGCCTCGACCCCAGGAGCTTTGATCAGGTGCAGTTCTTGGCGATGCTGCGGGGCTACGAGCGGCCTGCCCAGGCCAACCTGGCACCAGCAGGCGATCGCGTCACCCAGGCTTCGTGA